One part of the Anopheles coustani chromosome 2, idAnoCousDA_361_x.2, whole genome shotgun sequence genome encodes these proteins:
- the LOC131265694 gene encoding WD repeat and FYVE domain-containing protein 2 produces MAAEIKPAPRSANDRFCTTKKPELLSKLEGCNDDVNAAVLIPGEDGVISVCDGKTIRVWQKRDSGQYWPSICQYMPSGCTSLCYTPETRTLFIGQENGTISQFTLSDDCNRLTPIREYLAHQARITNVTFAKHTGWILSAGRDKFFAYHSTETGERIGCYTFEAMCTAMQYDALSKYVFVGDYSGQITMLKLSATGASMVTTMKGHSGSVRSLYWAEGPQLLFSGSQDQSVIVWDVGGKRGTTYELHGHNNKVSSLSYGSNTQQLISAGEDSVIVFWEMNAMRKVTPDWVESDTCQLCTRAFFWNFRAMIDQKQIGIRQHHCRYCGKAVCDKCSTNRINIPIMGFEFDVRVCDHCHQRLKSEERPSLATFHDAKHSIVAMDLDEPRKRLLTVGQDRIIKIWDLSSIWG; encoded by the exons ATGGCGGCCGAAATAAAACCTGCGCCCAGGAGTGCCAATGACCGCTTCTGCACGACCAAAAAACCGGAACTGCTTAGCAAGCTCGAGGGATGCAACGATGACGTGAACGCCGCCGTGCTGATTCCGGGCGAGGACGGCGTTATCAGTGTTTGTGATGGCAA AACGATACGAGTCTGGCAGAAGCGTGATTCGGGACAGTACTGGCCATCGATTTGCCAGTACATGCCGTCCGGATGCACCTCGCTGTGCTACACCCCGGAAACGAGGACACTCTTCATTGGTCAGGAGAATGGAACAATATCGCAGTTCACGCTTTCGGACGACTGCAATCGGCTCACGCCGATACGGGAATATTTGGCGCACCAGGCGCGCATCACAAACGTCACCTTTGCCAAACACACCGGCTGGATCCTGTCGGCCGGAAGGGACAAGTTCTTCGCCTACCACAGCACCGAAACCGGCGAGCGCATCGGGTGCTACACATTCGAGGCGATGTGTACGGCAATGca GTATGACGCGTTATCGAAGTATGTGTTCGTCGGTGACTACAGTGGACAGATAACGATGCTCAAACTGAGCGCTACCGGGGCGAGCATGGTGACGACGATGAAGGGTCATTCCGGCTCGGTACGCTCGTTGTACTGGGCCGAGGGACCACAGCTGTTATTCAGCGGCTCGCAAGATCAGTCCGTGATCGTTTGGGATGTCGGTGGCAAACGAGGAACAACCTACGAACTGCATGGGCATAA TAACAAAGTGTCCTCCCTGTCGTACGGTTCCAATACGCAACAGTTGATTTCAGCCGGCGAAGATTCGGTGATCGTTTTTTGGGAGATGAACGCTATGCGCAAGGTAACGCCCGATTGGGTTGAGTCCGACACGTGCCAGCTGTGTACGCGTGCGTTCTTCTGGAACTTCCGCGCCATGATCGATCAGAAGCAGATCGGAATTCGGCAGCACCACTGCCGCTACTGTGGCAAGGCGGTATGCGACAAGTGCTCGACCAACCGGATCAATATCCCGATCATGGGCTTCGAGTTTGATGTGCGCGTGTGTGACCACTGTCATCAGCGGTTGAAGAGTGAGGA ACGGCCCTCGCTGGCAACGTTCCACGATGCGAAGCACAGTATCGTGGCGATGGACTTGGATGAACCGCGAAAAAGACTGCTCACCGTCGGTCAGGATCGCATCATCAAGATCTGGGACCTCTCCTCCATCTGGGGTTAG
- the LOC131261887 gene encoding uncharacterized protein LOC131261887 produces the protein MRRRGGEDPGCVGGGPANLCKLVTAIAMTVLATGASSVELVCSQNDDFFYTVPGTRCSAYYRCHQSQPVRFRCTEGAMFDFYQQKCIRSEGTCYEAICSGKTNGVYSDTTQACNRSYRCHGGKIVSMENCPPGTLFDGRDCVAQDRVVCESPEATSASFQYDADPRCYGLSDGNHLLQDGDAKDCKKYLRCEADQVLDVLECPPGYRFDMRTSHCSMHDGGHHTACHPTEHDADEWDPSKGACSFLPDGLHLAATSRDCRTHIECRSRQLTARHDCAPMTVFNGQQCVPSFLYHCPRLDPPSDICHLRYDGFHVDPRKGCAFYVRCENQRTVEEHSCPYGFHYDATGDGACRENHLGSASCNRVPYSSDCAQRASGYYQDFDSNGCNGYFHCHNGAKTSLRCRAGYAFDGENCVPEVGYHCPVDDVDSCRGKPNGYHKDARAGCRAYHLCTEGNKISYLCPPGQIFTDGRCHPRVPNSDDHCADDSVCAGRSDGYYQDRESQCRQYYFCQRGEKLQTLTCRGSKIFDGRSCVSRDSYICPSAGAMDDVDAAASENCIARTCEPNCAKGGFHADFDTGCEQYSFCIDGKQSTLSCSDNYVFNGELCVPRGSYYCPRYCSPPESC, from the exons ATGCGGCGGAGAGGCGGAGAGGACCCGGGGTGCGTCGGTGGTGGGCCAGCAAATTTATGCAAACTCGTAACGGCGATAGCAATGACCGTCCTTGCCACAG GAGCTTCCTCTGTGGAGCTGGTTTGCTCGCAGAACGATGACTTCTTCTACACGGTTCCTGGCACGCGCTGTAGCGCCTACTATCGTTGTCACCAGTCTCAACCGGTTCGGTTCCGCTGCACCGAAGGCGCCATGTTTGACTTCTACCAGCAGAAATGTATCCGCAGTGAAG GAACCTGCTACGAGGCAATCTGCAGCGGAAAAACTAACGGAGTATACTCCGATACTACGCAGGCCTGCAACCGCTCGTACCGATGTCACGGAGGTAAGATAGTCTCCATGGAAAACTGTCCACCGGGGACGTTGTTCGATGGAAGGGATTGCGTGGCGCAGGATCGGGTCGTTTGTGAGAGTCCGGAAGCGACAAGCGCTAGCTTCCAGTATGACGCAGATCCACGCTGTTACGGGCTTTCGGATGGGAATCATCTTCTACAGGATGGCGACGCTAAGGACTGTAAGAAGTACCTCCGGTGTGAGGCCGATCAGGTGCTGGATGTGCTTGAGTGTCCTCCCGGGTATCGGTTTGACATGCGGACCTCCCATTGCTCGATGCACGACGGAGGACATCACACAGCGTGCCATCCAACGGAGCACGACGCCGACGAGTGGGATCCGTCCAAAGGCGCCTGTTCGTTTCTGCCCGATGGGCTTCACCTGGCGGCAACTTCCCGAGACTGCAGGACTCATATCGAGTGTCGATCACGGCAACTGACCGCACGTCACGACTGCGCACCCATGACGGTGTTCAACGGGCAGCAGTGCGTTCCTAGTTTCCTCTACCATTGTCCACGGTTGGATCCCCCGAGTGACATCTGTCACCTGCGCTACGACGGATTTCACGTCGACCCACGGAAGGGTTGTGCCTTCTACGTCCGCTGCGAAAACCAACGGACCGTCGAGGAACATTCCTGTCCGTACGGGTTCCACTATGACGCCACCGGAGATGGTGCGTGTCGTGAGAATCATCTCGGATCGGCCTCCTGCAACCGGGTTCCGTACTCGTCCGATTGTGCCCAGCGTGCCTCCGGATACTACCAGGACTTCGATTCCAATGGCTGCAACGGCTACTTCCATTGCCACAACGGGGCCAAGACGAGCCTCCGCTGTCGGGCTGGTTATGCGTTCGACGGTGAAAACTGTGTTCCGGAGGTCGGCTACCACTGCCCGGTGGATGACGTCGACTCGTGCCGGGGGAAACCGAACGGGTACCACAAGGACGCCCGTGCCGGTTGCCGTGCGTACCATCTCTGCACGGAGGGTAACAAAATATCGTACCTCTGCCCGCCGGGACAGATCTTCACGGACGGTAGGTGTCACCCGAGGGTACCGAACTCGGACGACCATTGTGCGGACGATTCGGTCTGTGCGGGGCGGTCCGACGGGTACTACCAGGACCGGGAATCCCAGTGTCGCCAGTACTATTTCTGCCAACGGGGTGAAAAGCTGCAAACCCTTACCTGTCGGGGTAGTAAGATCTTTGATGGGCGTAGCTGTGTATCGAGGGATTCCTACATCTGCCCGTCGGCGGGCGCGATGGATGACGTTGATGCTGCGGCCAGCGAGAACTGCATCGCTCGAACCTGCGAACCCAACTGCGCCAAGGGTGGATTCCATGCCGACTTCGACACGGGATGTGAGCAATATTCGTTCTGCATCGATGGAAAGCAGAGCACGCTGTCCTGTTCGGATAACTACGTGTTCAACGGAGAGCTATGCGTTCCACGGGGGTCCTACTACTGTCCTCGGTACTGTTCCCCGCCAGAATCATGCTAA
- the LOC131265701 gene encoding uncharacterized protein LOC131265701: MGASFLPVVLIVNCFLLVDAGKLFYYNDRLPAKTIEVEKAPESRTDDDTSPALDLEVNYPGLEKLPLNPFMPLFWGMGHKMSGYFYGSPNQQAVNDRFTTQHHHHGQLHKHPHHHKHCHCHKHQKHSHHQHQGLQHEGSLSHHHRHHHATTTTTTSTTTSPPVTEMENVPANAKLSQLQAVIKKLEYKLQELQQRVSNVRDPTEANVEDAARWDISQEKTDPITPKLTPPDQGKSDTVRFEKPTVELQAEHRQDDAGGKDQAGRAIVFNEEEATDANDNNRLDIRFLLE, encoded by the exons ATGGGAGCCTCCTTCCTACCTGTTGTGCTGATCGTTAACTGTTTTCTGCTGGTTGATGCAG GAAAACTGTTCTACTACAACGACCGACTGCCGGCGAAGACAATCGAAGTAGAAAAGGCACCAGAGAGCCGAACAGATGATGATACGTCGCCTGCGCTGGACTTGGAAGTGAATTATCCGGGATTGGAAAAGCTTCCACTGAATCCTTTTATGCCACTCTTCTGGGGAATGGGGCATAAGATGTCGGGCTACTTTTATGGGTCGCCTAATCAACAAGCTGTGAACGATCGTTTTACGACGCAACACCATCATCACGGACAACTTCACAAACATCCCCATCATCATAAGCATTGCCACTGTCATAAGCATCAGAAACATTCCCACCATCAACACCAAGGATTACAACACGAAGGATCGTTAAGCCACCACCATCGTCATCACCatgcaacgacgacgacgacaacgtctACCACAACTAGTCCCCCAGTAACCGAAATGGAGAATGTTCCGGCCAACGCAAAGCTCAGTCAGCTGCAAGCAGTTATCAAGAAGCTTGAGTACAAGCTGCAGGAGCTTCAGCAGCGCGTCTCAAACGTCAGGGATCCAACAGAAGCAAACGTCGAGGATGCCGCCCGGTGGGACATTTCTCAGGAAAAGACGGATCCCATTACTCCGAAACTTACACCACCCGATCAGGGCAAAAGTGACACCGTGCGGTTCGAGAAGCCAACGGTAGAACTACAAGCCGAACACCGACAGGACGATGCTGGTGGCAAAGACCAAGCAGGTCGTGCCATCGTCTTCAACGAAGAGGAAGCAACAGACGCAAACGATAACAACCGTTTAGACATTAGATTTCTTTTGGAATAA